Proteins encoded by one window of Pseudorca crassidens isolate mPseCra1 chromosome 3, mPseCra1.hap1, whole genome shotgun sequence:
- the MRI1 gene encoding methylthioribose-1-phosphate isomerase, whose product MCARSSFRERSHPWGRGLASGALSGPASGARGQLSPGKGGDRGCNSMTLEAIRYSRGSLQILDQLLLPQQSRYEAVGSVRQAWEAIRAMKVRGAPAIALVGCLSLAVELQAGAGGPGLAALVAFVRDALSFLVTARPTAVNMARAARDLADLAAQEAEREGATEEAVRERVIRWTEDMLAKDLRDNRSIGDLGARHLLERAAPEGGKVIVLTHCNTGALATAGYGTALGVIRSLHSLGRLECAFCTETRPYNQGARLTAFEFVYEKIPATLIADSMAAAAMAHYGVSAVVVGADRVVANGDTANKVGTYQLAIAAKHHGIPFYVAAPSSSCDLHLKTGREIIIEERPGQELTHVSGVRIAAPGIGVWNPAFDVTPNDLITGGIITELGVFAPEELREALGATVTLDGPQK is encoded by the exons ATGTGCGCACGCTCTTCCTTCCGGGAGAGGTCCCACCCCTGGGGCCGTGGCCTCGCCTCCGGCGCCCTTTCCGGCCCCGCCTCTGGTGCGCGCGGCCAGCTGAGCCCCGGGAAAGGCGGTGATCGCGGCTGCAACAGCATGACTTTGGAGGCGATCCGCTACTCGCGGGGCTCACTACAGATCCTCGACCAGCTGCTGCTGCCCCAGCAGAGCCGCTATGAGGCGGTGGGCTCGGTGCGCCAGGCCTGGGAGGCCATCCGCGCTATGAAG GTGCGCGGCGCCCCAGCCATTGCGCTCGTGGGCTGCCTCAGCCTCGCCGTGGAGCTGCAGGCGGGCGCCGGGGGACCCGGACTTGCCGCGCTCGTGGCCTTCGTGCGCGACGCTCTGAGCTTCCTTGTCACCGCCCGGCCCACCGCCGTCAACATGGCCCGCGCCGCCCGAGACCTGGCCGACCTCGCAGCCCAGGAAGCGGAGCGGGAGGGCGCCACGGAGGAGGCGGTCCGAGAGAG AGTGATCCGCTGGACCGAGGAcatgctggcaaaagacctccgGGACAATCGGAGCATCGGGGACCTGGGAGCCCGCCACCTCCTAGAGCGGGCAGCCCCCGAGGGCGGCAAGGTGATAGTGCTGACACACTGCAACACCGGTGCGCTGGCCACTGCTGGCTATGGTACAGCCCTAG GTGTGATCCGCTCGCTGCACAGCCTGGGCCGTCTGGAGTGTGCCTTCTGCACGGAGACCCGGCCCTACAACCAGGGAGCCCGGCTGACGGCCTTTGAGTTCGTCTACGAGAAGATCCCCGCCACCCTCATCGCCGACAGCATGGCGGCAGCCGCCATGGCCCACTATGGAGTGTCAG CTGTGGTCGTGGGAGCCGACCGCGTGGTTGCCAATGGCGACACGGCCAACAAGGTGGGCACCTACCAGCTAGCCATCGCCGCCAAGCACCACGGCATCCCCTTCTATGTGGCTGCCCCCAGCTCGTCGTGTGACCTCCACCTGAAGACGGGCCGGGAGATCATCATTGAGGAGCGTCCTGGCCAGGAGCTGACCCATGTCAGTGGGGTCAGGATTGCGGCACCCG GAATTGGGGTTTGGAATCCTGCCTTTGATGTCACCCCCAACGACCTCATCACTGGCGGCATCATCACAGAGCTGGGTGTCTTTGCCCCTGAGGAGCTCCGGGAAGCCCTAGGTGCCACGGTCACCCTAGATGGACCCCAGAAGTAA
- the C3H19orf53 gene encoding leydig cell tumor 10 kDa protein homolog, translating to MAQGQRKFQARKPAKSKAAATASERNRGPRKGGLVIAPKKARIVQQQKLKKNLEVGIRKKIEHDVLMKASTSLPKKLALLKAPTKKKAAAPPSTKTPS from the exons ATGGCGCAGGGGCAGCGCAAGTTCCAGGCGCGGAAACCAGCGAAGAGCAAGGCAGCGGCGACAGCCTCGGAGCGGAACCGGGGCCCGAGGAAGGGCG GTCTCGTTATCGCACCCAAGAAGGCACGCATCGTGCAACAGCAAAAGCTCAAGAAG AACCTGGAGGTCGGGATCCGGAAGAAGATCGAACATGATGTGCTGATGAAAGCCAGCACCAGCCTGCCCAAGAAGCTGGCGCTGTTGAAGGCCCCCACCAAAAAGAAAGCAGCAGCGCCCCCCTCCACCAAGACGCCTTCCTAA